The following DNA comes from Rhodopseudomonas boonkerdii.
CATCGTCGGTCGCCGAACGCATTCGCGCCACGTTCGAAGGACTCGCATTCCAGACCCCGGACGGCACCATCAACGCGACGGTGAGCGTAGGAGTCGCGATCCTCTCATCCGAACCGGAAACATTGCAAAGTTTGCTCGATCGCGCCGACGCCGCGCTCTACCGCGCCAAGGCCGATGGCCGCAACCGCGTCCATATTTCGGATTTTCACCTGGCGGCGTAATGGGCGTCGAGGATCGGCGGCAGCACGCCGGTCTGTGCGGCATTTTGCCGGCGCCTGTCAGCCGACAGCTGGCAGGCGATCGATCAACTTGTCGAGCGTGATCGGATAGTCGCGAACACGAATGCCCGTCGCATTGTATATGGCATTCGCAACCGCCGCGCCGACGCCGCAGATGCCAAGTTCTGCAATGCCCTTGGCTTTCATCGGCGACGACATCGGATCGGTTTCGTCGAGAAAAATAACATCCTGATGCGGGATGTCAGCATGCACCGGAACTTCGTAACCGGCAAGGTCGTGATTGATGAACAGGCCGAAGCGCTTGTCCACGGCGAGCTCTTCCATCAAGGCGGCGCCAACACCCATGGTCATTGCACCGATGACCTGACTGCGCGCAGATTTGGGATTGAGAATACGACCGGCTGCGCAGACAGCCAGCATGCGGCGCACGCGGATCTCCGCCGTCGCGATATCGACGCCCAGTTCGACAAAATGAGCACCGAAGGTGGATTGCTGGTGCGTCTTGGCAAGATCGCCGTACTCGATCGCGTCTTCCGCCACGATCTCCCGGTCCTCTGCCGCCTGCGCGAGCGGCGCTCTACGATTGCCCGACGTGACCTGCCCATCGGCAAACGAGATGTCGGCCGAATTGAAGCCGAGCTTCTGCGCTACGGCGTCACGCAGTTTAACGCAGGCAGCATAGACGCCGGCCGTGGAATTGTTGGCTCCCCACTGTCCGCCCGATCCCGCCGATACCGGAAATGACGAGTCCCCCAGCTTGACGTCGATCCTGTCCAACGGAAGGCCCATCATCTCCGCTGCAGTCTGCGCGATGATGGTGTAGCTTCCCGTTCCGATGTCGGTCATGTCGGTTTCGACCGTCACCCGCCCGTCCTGGCCCAGACGTACTCGCGCAGCGGATTTCATGAGCAGATTGTTGCGGAATGCAGCGGCGACGCCCATGCCGACCAGCCAACGTCCTTCCCTACGCGATGCAGGCACGGCCTTCCGCCGATCCCAGCCAAATTTCTCAGCACCCAAACGCATGCATTCGATCAACTGGCGCTGCGAGTAGGGTCGCTGCGGGTTTTCCGGATCGACCTGCGTATCGTTCAGATTGCGGAAAGCGACGGGATCAAGATTAAGGCGCTCCGCCATTTCGTCGATGGCGACCTCAAGCGCCATCATGCCTGGCGCCTCGCCGGGCGCGCGCATGGCGTTGCCTTCCGGAAGATCGAGACTGGAGAGGCGAAGGGCCGTCATGCGGTTCTCGCCCGCGTAGAGAAGCCGCGTCTGCTGCACGGCCGTCTCCGGTCCGCCGCCAGCCAGGTTTCCCGACAGGCTCTCATGGGCGATGGCGGTGATCTTGCCCTCGCGCGTCGCACCGATGCGGATGCGCTGGATCGTCGCCGGACGATGGGTGGTGTTGTTGAAGACGAGCGGCCGCGTCAGCGCCACCTTGACGGCGCGATTTGCGGCCCTGGCGCCCAGCGCGGCGAGCACGGCATCCGAGCGCAAGAACAGCTTGCCGCCGAAACCTCCGCCAATATATGGCGAGATCAGCCGAACGTTCTTGCGGTCGATCCCGAGCGTGGTCGCCACGTCAGCGGCGCCCCATGCGATCATCTGGCTGGAGGTCCAGAGCGTCAGTTGATCGCCATCCCACGCCGCGATCGTGGCATGCGGCTCCATCATCGCATGCGCCTGATCCGGTGTCGTATATGTCGCATCGAGTTGCACCTGGGCCTGCGCGAATGCGCCGGCAAAGTCACCGACCTTTGTCTCCGGTTCGCCCCCGACGTCGCTCGCTTTCGGTTTGACCGCCTTGTCCCGACTCGCGGCCAGATCGAAATTTCCTTGCTCTTGCACATAGTCGATACGCACGAGCTGCCCGGCCGCGCGTGCCTGCTCGAACGTCTCGGCAATCACGACAGCGACGGCTTGATGATAGTGCTCGATCTCCGGACCTCCGAGCAGCTTGGCAGCATTGCGCCCGCCCTTGCCGAGCTTTCCGGCAGTCTCGGAAGTGACGATTGCCAGGACTCCCGGAGCGGTTTTGGCCTGCACAAGATCGATCGAGGCGATCCGTCCTTTCGCGATCGCGGAGCCGACGATGTAGCCATAGGCCGTGTTGGCGATGTCATGGTGCTCATAGGCATAGACGGCTGTGCCGGTCGTCTTGCGCGGTCCGTCGATGCGATCTGTTGCGCGACCGATTACCTTGAGCTGATCGATCGGATTGGTGGTGGCGGGGGTGTCGAATTTCATCGTTCAACCTTTCGCCTCGTTGAGGACGGCAGCCAGTGTGCGCTCCGCAAGAGCCAGCTTGAATCTGTTATCGGAGGTCGGTCTGGCGCCATCAAGCAACCGATCCATCGTCGGCTTGGCGCCACGCGCCAGTTCCCGTTCCGCGGCCTCGATCCGCCATGGTTTGTGTGCAACGCCGCCGAGCGCCACGCTACCGCTGCCATCGCGCTGGATGACTGCCGCGACGGACACCAGCGCAAACGCGTATGACGCGCGATCGCGAACCTTGCGATAGACATGCACGCCCCCTGCCGGCTTGGGCAATGTCACCGCAGTGATCAACTCGCCACGCTCGAGCGCCGTCTCGCGCTCGGGCGCGCTGCCCGGCAGGCGATGGAAATCGGCGACGGGGATACTCCGCGTCTTGCCATCCGGCTTCACCGTCTCGACCTTCGCATCAAGCACGCGCATGGCCACCGCCATGTCGCTCGGATGCGTGGCAATACACGCTTCGCTGGCCCCGATCACGGCAAGCGATCGGGTGACGCCGCCGATCGCGGAGCAACCGGAGCCGGGCTTGCGTTTGTTGCACGCCATATTTGTGTCGTAGAAATACGGACACCGTGTCCGCTGCAACAGGTTGCCTGCCGTCGTAGCCTTGTTTCGCAGCTGCCCCGAAGCGCCGGCGAGTAGAGCCCGCGACAGCACGCCGTAGTCGCGGCGAACACGTGCATCAGCTGCCAGCTCCGTATTGCGAACCATCGCGCCGATACGGAGCCCTCCGTCTGCGGTCGGCTCGATCTTGTCGAAAGCCAACCCGTTCACATCGATCAGATGTGTCGGTGTTTCGATCTCAAGCTTCATGAGATCGAGCAGGTTCGTTCCGCCCGCGATGAACTTCACGTCCTCACTTTTCGCCGCTGCAGCAGCGGCGGCTGCCGGAGATGCGGCGCGTTCATATGTAAAAGGTTTCATGCGCGACTCCCGGCAACTTCGGTCATGGCGTCGGCGATGTTGGAATAGGCTCCGCAGCGACAGATATTGCCGCTCATGCGTTCGCGCATTTCCAGGACCGTCGCCTGCGGTTCGGCATTGAGATCGCCAGTGACATGGCTCGGAATGCCGGACTTGATCTCCTCAAGCACGGCCACGGCCGAACAAATCTGGCCCGGCGTGCAATATCCGCACTGATAGCCGTCGTGCTTGACGAAGGCCGCCTGCATCGGGTGCAGGTTTTCGGGCGTCCCCAAGCCCTCGATCGTCGTGACCTTGGCCCCCTCATGCATCACCGCAAGGGTCAGACAGGAATTGATCCGCTGACCATCGACCATCACCGTGCAGGCACCGCATTGGCCGTGATCGCAGCCCTTCTTCGTGCCCGTCAGATGAAGGTGCTCACGCAATGCATCGAGCAGCGTGGTCCGGGTATCCAGCGTCAGATCGCGCGCCGAGCCGTTGATTTGCAGGGAAACTTTCGCCGTATGAACCGGAGATGGCGTGGAAGGAACGACCGGTGTTGCGACTGGCGCCGCAACCGCCTCGTCGCGAAAAGCGGAAGTCCCGATGGCTGCAGAGGCTCCCGCGACGATCAGGAGATGGCGCCGCGAAATGTCGGTTATGTCTGTTCTTGTCATCCGTCATCACTCCATATGCAGTATCGATAGACAGGTGCCGAAAGACCTCCGGCCGGGTGCTTACGGCAGCCCGCACACCTGGTGTGCTCCTGCGATTTCGAGACGGGTTGATATCGGTACGGGCTGTGCCGCCCCATTAGATCGGTTCAACGGCATTCTGTCGGATCGGTTTCACCGACTGTTGCCGTTCCGAGAGCCCTCTTGGAGGATCACGGACAAGTGAATCTCCGCCACGTCACGGTTCCCCGTATTGCTTGTCGGCAACCTGCTCCATCCAGTCGACATTCTTGTCTCCGGCAAAGTAGGTCGTGGCATAGTGCCTCATCGGACTCGTCGCTGTCGCTCCGTGCCAGTGTTTCACCCCGGCCGGAATCCACACGACGTCGCCGGCATTGATGGTGCGCCGCGCCTGTCCTTCCTGCTGGAACCATCCCTGCCCGGTCGATACGATCAGCAGTTGCCCCGCCGGATGCGTGTGCCAGGCGGTTCTCGCTCCTGGCGAAAAGGTCACCAGGCCCAGACTCGCTTTGGTCGTCTCGTTCGGTGACAGCAATGGCGTGACGACGGCATGGCCGCCAAAATACTGCGACGGTCCCGACGCCGACTTCGGCGATCCATTGGCGACAATCTCGATCGTCTGCGCGCCGGCGGGAGTGGCGCTGAGAACACCCAGCGTTGCGGACACAATCTTCTTGTTCATCAGGTCCTCATCGGTGTCATTTGTCAGCGCGCTTCGTCAGCACATCCTTCACGACCGGCAGCGCGGAGAATGCCTTCGGCCACCCGGCATAGAACGCGAGATGAGTGAGCAATTCGCCGGCCTCAGCGTGCGTCAGCCCGTTATCCATCGCACGGTTGAGATGATAGGCGATCTGCGCGACCTGGCCCGAAGAGACCAGCGCGCTGACCGTGACCAGGCTCCGATCTCGCGGAGCCAATCCGGGTCTCAGCCACAGATCCCGGAACAGAAGGTCGGTCGTGTATTTCAAAAGTCCGGGAGCGATCGTGCCGAACATATCCTCGTTGCGTTTCGCACGTTCTGCTTCCGCATCGTCGTTCAGCAGCAATGGATTGGCGTTCGACCGCAACGCGGCTGCGGCGACTCCTCGCGTCTTGAACACCTCGGCTGCGACTGCGGCGGCGCCCATCGCATTGCCGGATCCTGAATAGAACGCGAGCTGGGTGATGATTTCGGAGATTTCCGATGGCTTCACGCCGTTGTCGAGCGCCATCTCCATGTAGCGCCGCAACTCGATTATCTGGTCGCGGGCGATCAGTGCCGACACCGTAACGATGCTGCGATCACGCGGCGATAGATGCGGACGTTTCCACAAATCGCCGAAAACGATGTCGTCGCGGTGTCGCGCCAGATCCGGAGCGACTGCTTGCAAATCCATCGGCCTTGATCCTTCGTCATGCGCCAAAGCACCGGTCCCGACGGCGGCCGCGGTCAGGCAGAGAGACACCAATGCTCTTGCAGTGGCTCGCATGGTGGGCTCCTCCGGCACCGTCATCGATGCTCGAAAGACTAGTCACTCCCCGTCTTTGCCATTAGATGGAATAAACGGGATAGATTATTGCGGGACATTCACGAATGGAAAGACAGGACGCCGGCGATCTCGTTGCATTCCTAGCCGTCGCGCGTGCAGCTAGTTTCACTGCCGCCTCGGTCAAGCTCGGCATTTCGTCTTCCGCTCTCAGCCACCTCATCCGATCGTTGGAAGAGCGGCTCGGCGTGCGCCTGTTGAATCGGACGACACGCAGCGTTTCGCCAACGGAGGCCGGGCAAAAGCTTCTCGCAACCATCGGAAGCAGGTTCGACGAAATCGATCTCGCGATGGAGGCGCTCGGGGAATTGCGCGACAAGCCTGCAGGCAATCTCCGGATCACCGCGACCGAATACGCGTCGCAAGCCATTCTGCTGCCGGCTCTCAAGAAATTCCTGCCGAAATATCCCGATATCAAGGTCGAGGTCATCGTGGACTACGGCCTGTCCAACATCGTGGCGGAGCAGTACGACGCAGGCATCCGTCCCGGCGAACTCGTGGACAAGGACATGGTCGCCGTCAGGATCAGTCCGGATCTGCGCATGGCGATCGTGGGATCGCCGGAATACTTCGCCGACAGGAAGAAGCCAAAGACGCCGCGAGACCTGACCCAGCACAACTGCCTCAATCTCCGCCTGCCGACGCATGGAGGTATCTATGCGTGGGAATTCGAGAAGGCCGGCCGCCCTCTGAACGTCAGGGTGGACGGCCAATTGACCTTCAACAGTGGAAGCGCGCTGCTCACTGGAGCGCTTCAGGGCTTCGGCCTCGCCTATCTGCAGGAAGGTCAGGTCCGCCCGTATCTGGCCGACGGCCGTCTCATCCGGGTGCTCGCCGACTGGTGCGAGCCATATGCCGGCTATCACCTTTATTATCCCAGCAGGCGTCAGCTATCCCCGGCATTCGGATTGCTCGTCGATGCGCTACGGTATCGATCGAGGTCTGCTCCGGCAGCGTAAAACGCATCGGTGCTGGGCGACACAGCACGGCCTCGACGAAGTATCGCTGGATGAAATCCGCCAAACACCGGCGTTCGCTGGCGGTCTTGATGTATGAGAGGCAGGTGTCTCGTATCGAAGCTTTGCGCGCTATTGCGCGGTTGCACCCGCAACGCTTCAACCTGTTGATCGATCAAACAGGTTGAAGCGTACGTTCATTTTACGCGTCGCCCAAATTGCGGTTACGATTGGGTATGGTTACAGCGCGCCGTGCTCGATCAAACGGCGCCGCTGTTCGTCGCTCATGGTGCCGGCGCCAACGATCTGCACGGCACTGTCTGTGTTGTAGGTCTGCTGACCCGAAGGGCCACGCCGACGGTTATTTTCGTCTTTTTCAACATCGCCTCCGCCATATCCGAGCACTTCGACGATGATCACCGACGGCTGGGCGTTGCCGCTGCCCTGACTTGGCAGCGCCTGTTGGGTCGCCGCTGTCGCATTCGACGTCGAGAGCGCGGCACTGATACTCGGGGCCTGCACGGTCGGAACACCGGTCGTATTGCCTTGCGCCTGGATGTTGGCCGCGTTGATGATCTGCAGCGCCGCAAGGTTGACGTTGCCGGAAGAGCGCACGCCCGCCTCGCCTGCGTCGATCGTGCCGAGCGGCGCGATCAGATCGACATTGCTGGGCGGGGTACCGGGGACCGGGCTGAGCGCAGCAATACCGGCGCCGGCCGACGGCACGTTCGGCGACAGCTCTACATTGCCGTACAGATCGTACTGCCGTTTCGGCGGCGTATAGACGACCGTTGTCTTGGAGCCGCGGCCCGCATTGATGT
Coding sequences within:
- the paoC gene encoding aldehyde oxidoreductase molybdenum-binding subunit PaoC, producing the protein MKFDTPATTNPIDQLKVIGRATDRIDGPRKTTGTAVYAYEHHDIANTAYGYIVGSAIAKGRIASIDLVQAKTAPGVLAIVTSETAGKLGKGGRNAAKLLGGPEIEHYHQAVAVVIAETFEQARAAGQLVRIDYVQEQGNFDLAASRDKAVKPKASDVGGEPETKVGDFAGAFAQAQVQLDATYTTPDQAHAMMEPHATIAAWDGDQLTLWTSSQMIAWGAADVATTLGIDRKNVRLISPYIGGGFGGKLFLRSDAVLAALGARAANRAVKVALTRPLVFNNTTHRPATIQRIRIGATREGKITAIAHESLSGNLAGGGPETAVQQTRLLYAGENRMTALRLSSLDLPEGNAMRAPGEAPGMMALEVAIDEMAERLNLDPVAFRNLNDTQVDPENPQRPYSQRQLIECMRLGAEKFGWDRRKAVPASRREGRWLVGMGVAAAFRNNLLMKSAARVRLGQDGRVTVETDMTDIGTGSYTIIAQTAAEMMGLPLDRIDVKLGDSSFPVSAGSGGQWGANNSTAGVYAACVKLRDAVAQKLGFNSADISFADGQVTSGNRRAPLAQAAEDREIVAEDAIEYGDLAKTHQQSTFGAHFVELGVDIATAEIRVRRMLAVCAAGRILNPKSARSQVIGAMTMGVGAALMEELAVDKRFGLFINHDLAGYEVPVHADIPHQDVIFLDETDPMSSPMKAKGIAELGICGVGAAVANAIYNATGIRVRDYPITLDKLIDRLPAVG
- a CDS encoding FAD binding domain-containing protein, with translation MKPFTYERAASPAAAAAAAAKSEDVKFIAGGTNLLDLMKLEIETPTHLIDVNGLAFDKIEPTADGGLRIGAMVRNTELAADARVRRDYGVLSRALLAGASGQLRNKATTAGNLLQRTRCPYFYDTNMACNKRKPGSGCSAIGGVTRSLAVIGASEACIATHPSDMAVAMRVLDAKVETVKPDGKTRSIPVADFHRLPGSAPERETALERGELITAVTLPKPAGGVHVYRKVRDRASYAFALVSVAAVIQRDGSGSVALGGVAHKPWRIEAAERELARGAKPTMDRLLDGARPTSDNRFKLALAERTLAAVLNEAKG
- the paoA gene encoding aldehyde dehydrogenase iron-sulfur subunit PaoA is translated as MTRTDITDISRRHLLIVAGASAAIGTSAFRDEAVAAPVATPVVPSTPSPVHTAKVSLQINGSARDLTLDTRTTLLDALREHLHLTGTKKGCDHGQCGACTVMVDGQRINSCLTLAVMHEGAKVTTIEGLGTPENLHPMQAAFVKHDGYQCGYCTPGQICSAVAVLEEIKSGIPSHVTGDLNAEPQATVLEMRERMSGNICRCGAYSNIADAMTEVAGSRA
- a CDS encoding (R)-mandelonitrile lyase, with translation MNKKIVSATLGVLSATPAGAQTIEIVANGSPKSASGPSQYFGGHAVVTPLLSPNETTKASLGLVTFSPGARTAWHTHPAGQLLIVSTGQGWFQQEGQARRTINAGDVVWIPAGVKHWHGATATSPMRHYATTYFAGDKNVDWMEQVADKQYGEP
- a CDS encoding carboxymuconolactone decarboxylase family protein; translated protein: MRATARALVSLCLTAAAVGTGALAHDEGSRPMDLQAVAPDLARHRDDIVFGDLWKRPHLSPRDRSIVTVSALIARDQIIELRRYMEMALDNGVKPSEISEIITQLAFYSGSGNAMGAAAVAAEVFKTRGVAAAALRSNANPLLLNDDAEAERAKRNEDMFGTIAPGLLKYTTDLLFRDLWLRPGLAPRDRSLVTVSALVSSGQVAQIAYHLNRAMDNGLTHAEAGELLTHLAFYAGWPKAFSALPVVKDVLTKRADK
- a CDS encoding LysR family transcriptional regulator, with the protein product MERQDAGDLVAFLAVARAASFTAASVKLGISSSALSHLIRSLEERLGVRLLNRTTRSVSPTEAGQKLLATIGSRFDEIDLAMEALGELRDKPAGNLRITATEYASQAILLPALKKFLPKYPDIKVEVIVDYGLSNIVAEQYDAGIRPGELVDKDMVAVRISPDLRMAIVGSPEYFADRKKPKTPRDLTQHNCLNLRLPTHGGIYAWEFEKAGRPLNVRVDGQLTFNSGSALLTGALQGFGLAYLQEGQVRPYLADGRLIRVLADWCEPYAGYHLYYPSRRQLSPAFGLLVDALRYRSRSAPAA